Part of the Arachis hypogaea cultivar Tifrunner chromosome 6, arahy.Tifrunner.gnm2.J5K5, whole genome shotgun sequence genome, tctgttgTTTCCTCTTCCTCTACTCATATGATTACCATGATGATGTCCATTGGTTTTAGACCATGACATGTTCTCTCTCCTTCTATTGGACCCATCCCATGCACCCCAATTCGTATTCCCGCCAGTTCTTCCTTTTCCCATGTTGTGGAAGTCCATGCCGTAGGACTGCTCCTGGTTCCAACCCCAAGCATCATTCCCAGAATATTGCCATTCATATTCTTTCGCAGGTTCAGCTGGAGGAAAATAATTCTGTTCCCAAGAGTCTACTCCCTTGTTCTCTTGGAGGTCATAGCCCCAACCTTGGGCCACAACAGTGGAAAGCGGATCAGAAGGCTTTTCTTCTACGTCGACATCCCATCCGGTAGGGCAAATAGGCAGATCCTGGACCTGAGATTGGTTACCACTGCTAACTTCGTCTCGAGCGTCATCCTCGAACCTGGCTTTCTCCAAGTCCAGAAGAAGTTCAGGGTCCACGCTTGAGTTCCAATCGACATTGTCAATGTACATGTTGGGATCGGGCAAAGATATGTCACAAGGGAGGCCTTTGATCTCAGCCCAAAACCTACTTTTCGCATTGTCGAATGCCTCTTTGCCAGCAGAGTCGTCCCAGTTTACCACATTGCTGTGTAGATCCATATACTTTTTGCATTCTATTAGTTTTCCCCACGGCACTGAACCAACCGTAGTGCAAAACTTCTTTTCCCAGGCTGGCACCGTTGAATGCCAATTATCTGAGAAATAAGAAAGGACGAGGCAATTAGCTTGTAAGGACATATTACTGTCAATtcgcaataaaagaaaaatgaaaaaatgtcTTACAGTCCAAACAAATTTGAAAACACAGGAAATAATGTGAAGATTCAGGAGCAAGGACAATGCCTTGGAAGAACAAATGGATACAAAACACATTCACAAGAGATCAACATGAAAGATGAATATGAATACATAGCATACCCTAAATGGATCATAAGCCCTAAATAGATCAGAAGCAATAACGGTGGTCCACTAAAAATTGATTCAGTTATAACATTAGCATCTTTCAAAGTATTTTCCGTTGTATCAGTTTGCATCGCTCATACAAGATGCCTTCTCAAAATCAATCATTCTATAAGCAGAGATACTTCAAACAGATGTGTGAAAAGAACGGAAAACTTGCAAAACTTGAAGCAGAAACTAAGAAATGCTTAAGTACTTCCAAGATATACCAAGGCTGCATTACTTCATATGATTGTTTGATTCAACAAAAAACTATTCCAATTAGCAAGACCTACCAAGCTTCGGTACAAAAGCCAACCAACAACATTTTTCATAGAATACAAGTATAACAGATGAACCATTAAGTATCAATCATTGAATGGCGCAGGGAATCATCTCAAAAAGGCGCCTCTAAAAGATTTGATTAGTAGATACCTAGACAGCTTCTGTTCGAAAAACGACAGACTA contains:
- the LOC112695987 gene encoding uncharacterized protein encodes the protein MANWRKQHGETHHQVGRWRSSNFNSKRKPSFDNWHSTVPAWEKKFCTTVGSVPWGKLIECKKYMDLHSNVVNWDDSAGKEAFDNAKSRFWAEIKGLPCDISLPDPNMYIDNVDWNSSVDPELLLDLEKARFEDDARDEVSSGNQSQVQDLPICPTGWDVDVEEKPSDPLSTVVAQGWGYDLQENKGVDSWEQNYFPPAEPAKEYEWQYSGNDAWGWNQEQSYGMDFHNMGKGRTGGNTNWGAWDGSNRRRENMSWSKTNGHHHGNHMSRGRGNNRGRRRGSFAHVDKVPTATAWQVKT